The following coding sequences lie in one Changpingibacter yushuensis genomic window:
- the rsmH gene encoding 16S rRNA (cytosine(1402)-N(4))-methyltransferase RsmH, which translates to MRDHFAAPHGAESPEGPHGDFSPIDPSGPRAAGNALHKPVMLDECLELLAPALDGRTPVMIDCTLGMGGHTQAFLEQFPLLTVVGIDRDKDAIALASERLSGFGSRFQPVQTTYDDVANVASTYGTNGRVDAVLMDLGVSSLQLDEVERGFSYAHDAPLDMRMDTRSGRTAADLLATEPVKEIARILSTYGEERFAMRIAQRIVARRDTDPIVRTRDLAELVRDAIPAATRRTGGNPAKRTFQALRIAVNDELSVLERAMPAAISAIRVGGRIAVESYQSLEDKIVKRALAEGATSSTPPGLPMELPGHEPYLRLLTRGARKASAEEIAVNPRSASVRLRGAERLRNEGSNS; encoded by the coding sequence ATGCGGGACCACTTTGCTGCACCTCATGGTGCTGAGTCACCTGAAGGCCCTCACGGCGACTTCTCTCCCATTGACCCAAGCGGGCCACGCGCAGCCGGCAACGCCCTTCACAAGCCGGTCATGCTCGACGAGTGCTTGGAATTGCTCGCCCCCGCCTTGGATGGGCGCACGCCAGTCATGATCGATTGCACGCTTGGAATGGGCGGGCACACTCAGGCATTCCTTGAGCAGTTTCCGCTGTTGACTGTGGTGGGAATCGATCGCGACAAGGATGCTATCGCTTTGGCATCGGAGCGCCTGAGCGGATTTGGTTCGCGGTTCCAACCGGTTCAGACCACCTACGACGACGTCGCCAATGTGGCCTCCACGTATGGAACCAACGGACGTGTTGATGCAGTTCTGATGGACCTTGGCGTCTCATCTCTACAGCTTGATGAAGTAGAGCGCGGCTTCTCATACGCTCACGATGCTCCACTGGACATGCGGATGGACACGCGGAGTGGGCGCACAGCCGCGGATCTGCTTGCCACAGAGCCTGTTAAGGAGATCGCCCGGATTCTCTCTACGTATGGAGAGGAACGATTCGCAATGCGAATCGCCCAGAGAATCGTGGCTCGGCGTGATACGGATCCAATCGTGCGTACGCGAGATTTGGCTGAACTTGTCAGAGACGCTATTCCGGCAGCAACTCGCCGAACCGGTGGAAACCCGGCAAAGCGCACGTTCCAAGCCCTAAGGATCGCAGTCAATGATGAGCTTTCTGTTCTTGAGCGGGCAATGCCTGCGGCAATCTCAGCGATTCGAGTAGGTGGGCGAATCGCCGTCGAATCCTACCAATCGCTCGAAGACAAGATCGTGAAGCGAGCGCTGGCCGAGGGCGCCACGTCGTCGACCCCTCCAGGGTTACCGATGGAACTACCGGGCCACGAACCCTACCTCAGACTTCTCACACGAGGGGCCCGCAAAGCGAGCGCCGAAGAAATCGCCGTCAATCCACGCAGTGCATCGGTTCGCCTCAGGGGTGCCGAAAGGTTGCGTAACGAAGGGAGCAACTCATGA